The region ttattctttttcctgcctcttccACTCCCAGGTCTCTACTTGGGCTCCTGTATGACATCAGCATTTCTCAATCTCTGTAAAATGAAGATAAAAAACTTTACATTCCTTAGGCCCCCTATGTTTTTCTGTTATAGATGTCTGGCAGTTCTGTATCTCAGTGGAAGTTACTTTGTTGTCTATGCAATGGATCCCTTTTTAAGCTCAGAGATTCGGTGAGGCAATGGGTATGTGACAAATTAAAGTGTTTTGCCCAGACTGAAGCCTCTTCACTTAGACTGGTTTAACTCTGTGCACTTGCATGTACAGAGTTATTCCAAGAGAAGGCTTTTTGGCAGCAGAGTCTCCATTGTTTAGAAAAGAGCATGAGCAAAACTAAAGAGAAACCGCTGGGACATCACACGAAGAGCGGCACGTTTGGTTATTAATTTGGGTCCCAGCTGTGGCAGACAGCCTGTCGCTCCACCACTGGCTGCTAAAAGGCAGACGTGGGAGGTCAGGCTCCCGAGGTTGGCATTGGCTCAGGGGCACTGGCTGCCATCACGTCTGGACAGTGGTGAGCTGCATGTGTTAATCCTGGTTATCTCCTCCTATAACAGTACAATTACCAAATGATGTACACAGAGAGTGCACCTAGAGTGAGGGATGagtgcaggaggaaaaaattggCTCTGGGCTTTGACCCTTTCCCATCCAGGTGGCTAGAGAGCTTGTCTCACCATGATTTAACCAACCCATTAATGGCTTAGCCAGACAGCAATCATCCTGTGCTTTCTGCTTGGGAAACCACAAAAGGCATGGGTAGACAGGATTTCTAGAAGCATCAATTTGATGAAGGAGAATACCTGAGAGGCTTGAGGAGACCTCAGGTCATCTGCATGACTGTTCTTGATGTAGATATAGACTGAAAAACCTTTTCAGGATGTCACTTCTGGGAGTGCAGCCTGAGGGTGTAGTGCTAAGCAAGACTCAGTGTTCTACAGCCAGAACTGTTCAGAGTTAACTTAGATACAAAACAAAGACTTGCTTCCTCTTCACctcctttcatttctctttcatgTCCATACAAGCTCTGCAACTCTGCCTGATTTGGATTTGGTAATTAAAGTTATGTATTTGCATTTAACTTAACTGGCTTTTATTAAGAGAGATCACAGGGTAACTGACTATACCATCAAGCATTCAATTTCTCTGGAAGGATGGTCCTAAAAGCTGCATCACTTGACATACTAGGGTGACCAACCCCTTCAATAGTGTTCTGCAAGACATTCAAGGGGTaacaaaacatttccattttggTTCCTTGTAAGGCTGGTAACATGAGTCTGTGAAAAAAAGGCGAATGCTGGTAGCCTCAAAAGCTCAGTGACATGTACAGAGCTGGTGGGAAGAATGTCTGGGCCAGAGGGCTTGCAGAAGGGTGCTTAATGGACACGTTCTGAGGgcatttttccctttctttaaaagacaaatatttaGTTGTATTTGTTAAACAAGAGCTACCTCAGCTTCTGGAAGCAAGTAGAAGTCTTATGGGAATAAGTTTCCACATGTGTGGCTCTGCACGTAAATAAACAGCTATCATTTTTGACTGCAGTGTGTGTGCCTGGAAtaatacagaaagaaagagggattTTACCCTGACAAGCTTAGAAATGTGGAGCTCTGAAAAGATTTAAGAGGAGGTAGTTGTCAAGTAAGCACTAACCCAAACATTACATGGGCTGAATGAAAATTTGGCACACTGCTGCATGTGTGTCTCCCACTCCAAGTATTTTGCGAGTAGCTTAGTTGAGAAGAACTCTGTAAGGAGTCATTCGAGGGTCAAGTAAGAAAGAGAATGTCAGCAAGATGCCTTGAAGACAATGAGTGGAAGAGATTCAGAAAATTGTGCCTGTATAAATCATCAGGGAGGAGGTTGGGATGCAGCATTATGGAGGAAGTGGGAGTCAATtataaaaaggaaaggggagtAGGAAGCATTAAAAGTCAGCACAGGCCTCTCAAAGGAAAGGTGAGCAGCTTGTGCTCATACTACTTTGCTTGCCAACTGTTTCAGCTCAGAATTTATTAAATATGTGCAACATAAGTCAGCTTCCTCTCTCTTGTGTATGACTGATGGAAAAACATTTTGTGCACATTGGGATTTATCTTGGTGAAGATAAACCGTTGGTTTATTCTAGGTATACAGGTGGGATGACCACTCTAGTCTGGTTCTTCAGAGCCTGAATGAGCAGAGACACCGAGGCCTCTTCTGTGACATTGTCCTTGTGGTGGATGAGCAGAGAGTCCCTGCCCATCGGAACCTCCTCGCTGTGTGCAGTGACTACTTCAACTCTATGTTCACCATTGGTATGCGAGAAGCCCATCAAAAAGAGGTTGAACTTTTTGGAGCCTCCTACATTGGTCTCAAGGCTGTAGTGGATTTTCTTTACGGCAGTGAGCTGTCTTTAGATGGGGGCAATATTGACTACGTGCTCGAAACAGCTCACCTGCTGCAGATCTGGAAGGTGGTCGACTTCTGTTGTGAGTATCTGGAGAATGAGGTCAGCGAGGAGAACTATTTGTACCTGCAGGAGCTAGCCTCTATTTACAACCTGAAGCGCCTTGACTCCTACATCGACTCTTTCATCCTGCAGAACTTCGGCACGCTGTCTTTCACCCCAGACTTCCTGCAGAACATTTCCTTGCAGAAGCTGTGCCAGTACCTGGACAGCAGCAACGTGCAGCAGGAGTGCGAGCACGacttgctgcaggctgccttGCAGTGGCTTACCCAGTACCCAGAACGGGAGAATGAGGCGTACCAGGTTCTGGATaacattcattttcctttgatACCCAAAAGTGATCTCCTCCATCGAGTCAAGCCTGCTGTCTGCTCTCTTCTTCCCAAAGAGGCAAACTGTGAGGGGTTTATAGAGGAGGCAGTGAACTATCACAACAATGTGacagctcagcctgtgctgcagaacAAGCGGACAGCCCTGCGgacctctgaggagaggctccTCTTTGTGGGTGGGGAGGTTTCTGAACGGTGCCTGGAACTGAGTGATGATACCTGCTTCTTGGACACCAGAAAGGGGCAGTGGGTAGCAGAAACCCCTCTCCCAGCCAGACGAAGTCACCACTGTGTTGCAGTCTTGGGAGGCTTCATCTTCATAGCCGGAGGCAGCTTTTCAAGGGACAATGGAGGGGATGCAGCTTCCAATCTCCTATATAGGTATGACCCCCGCTGTAACCAGTGGATAAAGGTGAGACTTAAGCTGTATTATTTCTCTGTTTAAAATCCTTAATGTTCAgagtgttttcttctttttggtgGAAGGCCAGGGCTCATTAGAATAGCTAGCACAACACCACTTGCAAGTGGAAATTGTTTAAGTTGAAAAAGCAGTTACTTGAATTCTTTGTGGGAATGCTTGAGTTACACACACAGCAGAAGAGTCTGCGGCAGGTTTTCAACATCACCTGCGATTTGGGCAACTCATCTGTGAAATTCCTGGTCAGCCTCCACCTGCACCTCTTCTCAGATTACTTTTGGGAATAGTGCTAGAATGGACTTACAGAGGCAATTACTTGGTTCATCTTTCTGAAGCAGTAGCCCATATTACTAAATCAAAAAAGAGTCTGATGTAAAAAGATGTCACTGACACTTGTCAAATGTCTCTGTTTTAATGTCTTTTGGAGCAACCCGTTCACTTGCAATACCATTGCaaaactctgcagcctgtgcaggttcCTGTATAAACCACCCTGTGTGGTTTTCAGTGATTCCTACGTATGTTTCTTGCAGAGTTGTGGGAGGAGGCTCATGTAACACAAGCATTTAGAGGGTAACCTCTCTCTTAGATGCTTTCCCTtgtcccctttttgaaaataaacACTATGTAacatgctgctgcagagaaacaaaagTGTTTTATCAATACAACGGTCAAACCGAGTAGCTCTCCTTTCCAAATGCATGGGAAGATGCAACTGTCCTCTCCTCAGACATGCATGTACCTTAGTCAGCTTGCTTACCAGACCTTTGAAGGTATCAGCATGTGCTTATTTTTGACAGGTTGCCTCCATGAGACAACGCCGTGTGGATTTCTACCTGGGAGCTATCACCGACATGCTGGTAGCTGTTGGTGGCAGGAATGAAAATGGGGCACTTTCTTCAGTGGAGACCTACAGTCCTCAGAAGGATTCCTGGTCCTATATAGCAGGCTTGCCCAGGTAATGGAGGTGCTTGGGAAGTCATCCTGTGTTTGAAGAATGGTAGCAAAGGGAGCTTGTGTGACTTTAGCTGATGAAGGGAGGCAAAGGAATACATAACCAGCATGGTGTCAGCAAGCAAACCATATCAGCATTTGGTATTTGAGCAACCAGCTCTTCCAGGCTGCATGCTCCATGTCAGCTTGATTGGGTTCAATTTTTGCCCTGaggcacacctgaaggatgggaGGGAGAGCACTGAAAATTTTCCTCTGctattcttaaaatatttttcctgaggTCACTTGGAGTTGAATCTTTTCAGAAGCACTGTTTAGGTCCTGCTCAAAGGCTTCTAGAATTTATTTGGCCTTACTTGTGTCACCCTGGTGTGATGGTCTTCCTTGTAAGCTGCTCACGTTGGCTGTTGCCAATAAACCACACTTACCTGTATTGCAGATAGATAACCCAGGCAAATGtgacttctctttctctcagtcTGAATTAAAACTTCACTGCTTTACTGTTGAGAGGCTTTAGTGTTGCAGCTCTctttgcaacagcagcagaggacattGCTAGTACTCTGCATCAAGGTTTTAGTGGTGACATGGTAAGAATGGTGCTGCAGCATTTCACTGGCAAACAGCTGTTCAGATTCAGTAATATTTCACAGCTGTGGAAATCACAGGAGCATTGGCTGTGTGGATGCTATCTTCATGGTGTCTGAAACCTGCAACTCCAGCAGTAGTGCTTGCATCAGGAACAAGACACTTGCAATTTGATTTTAGAGTTCAGGCTTTTCCCTTACTCCccgagctgcagagctgcagagccatAGGCAGCCAGTGAAGGCACAGAAACCTGTTGCCCGATTCTATTTTGGGTAGGTGCTGCAATGCGAGTCTGATCCAGGCTAACAGCTGGGCTTGAGTGCTCTTCAGAAGCAGGATGcttctttccattttatttctgctcacACAGGCACATCTAACAGTTGAGGCAAAACACCACAATCATTCCTGGGACGTTTTGTATGAGAGtgtcttcagctgcttctgttaAGCAGAATTGGGGTGACCTGTGACATCCCACAGAAATTGTAgcacagcttttcattttctctttacttttttaaaatgtttttcaaagaaGTGTAGACATGACCTGACTTCCTTGTATGTTGTTAGAAAAATACTCACCTTAGACCTGGTGTGAGTATTTTTAGTCACAGATGATCCTGGGAAAGCTTAAGCCAACAAGACTCTAAGCTGTCTGGAGAGGGGCAGGTTGTCTGCACGATCTGGCTGCTACCTGTGTGTTGGCTTTGGGATTTTTGCAGCGGCAGCATTTGAAAGTGAACTTTGACATGGAGGGTGTTAATTTTTTATTAGATTGCCTAGCTGATCCAATTGGACCAGGCCAAAGTCCCCCTTTTGGGATAGACCCCACTTACATTGCCTTAGCTGGTTGCTAAACTGCAGGGTTATGCTGTAGAACAGTGACTATTTTACATTATTGCAACATTCCAGAAAAACAGTTCTGCATCTTCTTTCCGTGCATGCTCTGTCCTCATCCCATGCTAACTGTCCCTTGtgccatagaatcacaaaatgatttgggttggaagagaccttaaagatcaccgagttccaatccccctgccataggcagggataccttctattagaccaggttgcttgaaGCCCCATCCTTCTAAGGCTTGTAGCTTGCCTTGTGTGTGGAGATTTTCAGGGGAAAGGTGATGGCTGTGTCCTTGACTAAATATGCCTCCTGTCTGCTACCAAATCCTGTGTGTTGCTGAACACAGGCGCAGTCGTGCTTCTCTAAAGAAAAGATTTGCAAGCTCTTTTTTATCtcttcttcccccacccccctcccttcccactcCAACACAGTCAAAACAACATCTTGTTTTCTCCAACCACTTTCTTGGAAGGAGCTGAGCTGTTTTGACTGAAATAATGCTGCCTTACTGAAGAAGCAAACACAGCCTCTTCAGGCAGATGCTTAATGTGGAGAACTTCAGCCAAGCTATCTAAAGGGTGGACCTGGTCCAAGTCTGCTACGAGTGAATTTCGCCTGACTCTTGTTCAGGTCCTTGGCTGTGGGATACCTTTCCCAGTCTTCAGAGaggctttgtatttttttttttaccattttcccaggcTCTTTGGGAGCAGTTGCTGCCATAGTTTCTAGCCCGGAAGGGAGGAGCGGTGGCTGACAAGCTTGGCAGAGCAGAAGTTGGTGCAATGTGTTCTCGTTGTGAATAGACCATGAAAAACTCTGCTGCAAACATCAGTGAATTTAATTGAGTGGCCCTAGGTTAAAGTTTGGCAAAGCAACTGAAAGCTGGTGTATGAGGAGATGTGTTGGAACAGGTTAACAAATGATGGTATCTGCTCTGCTAGTTGAGCCATGAATGATCTCTCAGGGTTGCAACAGGTGGACACCAAGATTCACAGCAATCTCAGCTTGCCTGGACTTTGGCTGGAGTAGGGGATTCCCAAAGGTTTATGAGTTGGGACAAGTGTTCCTCCctttaagaaaacattttctggcTTTACTGAAAGGTGTAACTGTGTCAGAAATGGTAATTTTTGCAGCATTGTATCTAGGAAAGCTATCCAGTATGGAGGGCTGGCTCTAGCCAATGTTCTGAATTGAAACCCCTTTCTCCTTAATGCCTCTATCTTTTTCTGCCCACTCTGACAGATAACACTGCCAACATTGGATGGTTTCTGCTGGAGGGTGCCTAAGCCTGCTGTACTGAAGTATGCTGTTCTGTTGCATGTTTAGAAATGCCTCTGCTTAAACCACAGGGCCTGCAGGAAGGATTCGTATTGATTGGCTCTGATTTGTGCATTTTATCTTGTGCAATTTTCTGGTGTGTGCAATTCTGGATGAGCTTTTTAGAAGTCAGGCAAAGTGAAACACATCTAGCCAATTTCAATGGGTAATCTCCCTCTGCTGGGAAATAACAACTTGATGGTCGATTTGGTGCTCCAGATACAGTCTCCTCTTTCAGAGTGCTCTGGTAGCTATTACTGTTCACTGGGCACAGCCATTGGTTGAGGCAAAAGAAGCATCATCAGTGGTTTTTCTGAAGCTGTCTGTGCCAGACTGCATGCATGTGCTTGAGAGAAAATGTTTATTGCTAGCTTAACTGCACAGAATTCCCCTTTTCGGTTACTGTAGGAAAATATTTCACCTACTTCCCAAAGGTCATTCAAGTTTTTATTAACTTGTggtctcctttttattttgaaatgctgAGTGATTGCTATCAGCAGTACAGTAACCCTGGGCTATGGCACTGcactcttcttcttctctttctgagtCCTCAAAACCTGTTACCTGACACTTCCTCTTCTGTGGAGTGCACTGCAGGTCCTCTGGGTAGCTTGCTGGTTAGATGTGGGTTTAAACGTGCAGGTTGAGAAAGGGCATGAAATCAGTTTGTCCATCTGACTTCCTGGCTAGGTAGTCTACTTTTTAAGACCCATTCCCATGTATACAGAGAAGCAAAGACTGGCAACCAGACTGGTGCCACTGGAGATACACGCTCCCAGTTCTTGTCCATAAGAGACCACaaacaagctggagcagcatctGTGCACACTACACCTGCCATAGTGTTTCTGGCAGGTGCAAAATCTAAGCATGTGCTCAGTGTGTATTTCATGTCAAACAGAAACACCAAGCATTAGTTCTGTGCTTCCATGGTTAGGCAGATTGTCAGCTGTGGAATTTCTGAGTAGCCTTTTTGGATAAAGTCTCAGAGCTATGCTTTAGTCTTCTCTGTTTTCtatctttcttttgttttgtgaatGGCTAAGCAGCAGTACAGTTCTGAAGCCATCTCTGcaaggtctccagggatgatgccCCAGGCTTGTAGTGGAAAGGTCTGTCCTGGTCACTTAGCATTCTTAGGCCATGTGTctcaaggatttttttgtttcttgtagCAGGAGCTGGTTAGAATGCCTGATTCAGGCACCAATCAGGGATCAGAAGCTTTGTCAGGCATCTAGAATAATAAGCATCTTTTAGCGTTTCTCAGAAGGATTGCTTTCAGGGTAGATGTgtgatttcttttctgttctgtctTTTCCCTTGACACAAAAGTGCTTGGCACTTATGTGTGTGGAAGAAGTTAATGATACCGCTTGTGTAGCTGAGAGAAACTTACCATGTGAAATAAAATAGCTCAAGGTTCTATCCACATTGAGTTCCCAGCGTGTTCAGGCATGGTTCAAAAGCATTCCAGGCTAAACTAATGCTAACCTAGGTTTGTCTGTCATAGAAGTTGAGTTGTCTTGAGTCCTTGACTACAAAGGATGGCTGGTAGCAGAGGCTTGTGAGTGCAGCATGATGAATCTATTACCCTGCAGCCCTATGGGTATTAAATTGTTTGGGCTCTTTGTACCAGTGTGTGAGCTGGTTTGCTGTGGCTGGTGCTGCAGCTTCAGCTTTTGATGGCccatgcaccaaaaaaaaagaaaagaaggcatGTTCAGGAAGGGTATGTTCAAAGAAGCAGAGGCCCTACCATTCCACATCTAAGAGCTTGGTCAAAAATATCCTAGcatgaaattaaaaattcaGTTTGTAGTGGCTTTATTGTAGCTGATCAAATGGGTTTTCTTTCTGCCCTGTGGAAACAGTGTGCATGATGTTGGTTCTACTATTTCATGTTGTCTTATTTCAAACATGGACCTGGATCTATCTTTGACTGAGGTCTGTTGCCTTGTCTAAGGATGACTAAAGTTATCACCTGTATAGCAGAAGTGGTAGAACAGGTGGATAGCTCATGAAAAAGACACTATAAGGATCATGACTGCAAATAAACCAGGCTGTGAATGTGTGATTCATGATCCTGAAGCTGTggaaggggaaggcagcagtaattttcatgttattttttCTTGGTTAATCGCTACTGGTAAGTCTGAGAGGTATCATGAATATTTCCACTTTGTGTCGTAGGAACCCTTGATGAAATGTggactttttcttctctgccccAACCTAAGCAGTAGGGCAGGAATATGGCAGTGAAGGTCGTGCCAGCTAGAGCAGGATGAGTTACTTCTGTTGTGTGGCACACTGTAGGGGATGCTCTCAGAAGTAACTGTCATAGTTCAGCACTCCGCAGTGCAGGGTGGAACAGCTTGAATAAGAATAGTTACTGGGTAACCCAGGATTAGGGCTTCTTCTCTCTTTAGTtactctttattttcttctttgataCCAGCCCTTGTTGAATGTTTGTGTACCTTGATAAAATCTGTCAGCACTAAGTCAGATCACTTCTGTTTGCCTGCCCTAGGTTTACCTATGGCCACGCTGGAACAGTCTACAAGGAATTTGTGTACATTTCAGGAGGCCATGATTACCAGATTGGCCCCTACAGAAAGAACCTGCTGTGTTACGATTACCGCACCGATGTCTGGGAGGAGAAGAGGCCGATGATCACTGCCCGAGGCTGGCACAGCATGTGCACCTTACAGGACAATATCTACTCCATTGGTGGCAGTGATGACAACATAGAAACCATGGCTCGTTTTGACATTCTGAGCGTGGAGTCCTACAGCCCTCAGTGTAACCAGTGGACCAGAGTTGCTCCTCTGTTGCAAGCAAACAGTGAGTCAGGGGTTGCGGTCTGGGAAGGCAAGATTTATATCCTTGGAGGGTACAGCTGGGAAGAAACAGTCTTCTCCAAAACAGTCCAGGTTTATgataaggagaaaaataagtGGTACAAAGGAACCGACTTACCCAAAGCCATTGCTGGTGTGTCTGCATGTGTCTGTGCGTTGAAACCCAAAACagaggacaaaaagaaaaagacaaaaacaaaaaaacatcaaGATCGAGGAAGATGACTACTTCTAGATAACCACCCTTTGATAGTGGACTCCAAAAGAACCTTGTATTTAATCATTTCTATCTaatcttttattattttctttctttgtttctttctctttgtttgtttgtttggggtttttttgtttgtttgttttaatgggGGGAAAGCATCTTCTGAAGCCTCAGAAAATGTCCAGTTGAATGTGGTTTTTGGAGTAAGCTCATGTTTAAggcaaaaacaaaagaaacaaaagaaacctcCTACTATATAAGGGGTGATATGGCAAGAGAGGTTGTTCTGTTCTCCTGAGCATTAAGGCTTAGTCTTTTACTTCTGTGGATTGTGGCATTACTTTTTGTAATAAGGTTGGATCTGTGGCTGAGACGATAATGTCaagggagaggaggcagagtAGTGTCTGGTTTGAACTTACAGAGCAGTTCAAAGGAGTTCAGAAGCAACTGCTAAGAAGAAAACGAAATGGCTCTTCAGTGTTGTAATTATGAAGTTTTGTAGTTTTGTAATGTTGAATTGCATTTACAATACATTCTTGAGTTGTTGGTATCAGATTTCTGGAACGTGAATGTTCAAAGAGAATATTGCTTGTGGTGAACGCAGGTCAGATCAGCTGGAAGAGCAACTAACTCCACTATACTCCTAAAATTAAGACCATCTTACTGTGTGGCTGAAGAATAGCTGGGATTGACTTGGGCTTGGACTGATGGCATTGTCAACCCTGAAATCTGGGAAAGGTGGCATGATTTTGCATCCATTGTTGTGACACTTCTCATATCTAAACACAGTAAGaagtttttcttgtgttttgaaACATGACCCagagtgagggaaaaaaaataatctgctgAACTTAAAAAATTTTAGGATTTGGATGAAAACTCTGAGGTTTGCTTTGGGCTTTAAAGCAGATGGAACTTATGAGCTCACTGTGAGTGTGGGGTGTGCTGAATAGGGTAACAGTGAGGAGAAATGGCAGAAGGATCCTTCAAGCGAACTTGAGACAAGAAGGTGTCCCTCCCTTGTCCTACCAGGCTGTAGAAGCTGCAATCCACTTGATTTAACTAAAGCCCCACAGTGGTCTTGCCTAGTAGCCAGTGTGAGCAGGGGCCCATACTGGAGTATTCTACTGTCAAAAAGCTTATTAACCCAGGAAGATTAATTGGGGTTTGGTAATTCTGAAGAACAGCAACTTTAGTTTTTTACCTGAGCTAATAGCtcacattttcctctctttttttccaagttCAAAATATCTTTTCATGCAGGTAGCCTTTTCTGACTTATTTGGCAGGGACTTGAAGTCATGCAACCAAACACCTTCCCCAGCGAGTCAGGTTCAAAAGGCATACCCAAAGTACGCCCAGGACTGTGGTTGGGATCCAGGCAGTGGAACTGAACTGAAAACTATCTGTTAGATCCGCTGTGTCACACTATCCTCTGCATACCAAGTACAGAGATTTCCAACCCAAGTGTTAGTCCACCCTCTACAAACACAGCTGATTCTGCTGCAGATATTAAAATTCCCCGACTGTCTGGCCAGCGCTCAGGCATTCTCCCCGCGGCGGGTTACAAACGCACCTCTGATCCCCAAGAAGTCTCTCACCAGCAATCTGATACAGCCACTTCAGTTACTGTAACAATGCCAGGCCACAGGTTAATGTTCCTCCTTCCCACAAGAAGAAATTTTTAgaaagtttttaaaaacaacTTTTGTACTTTTTTATAAGACCTTTTGCTAACTCGGTCTCTTGTTTGCCATATATTCTATTCTCTCCTGTAGTAGCTCCCGCTCTGTACTCGTGCCCCTGTTGTTGCCCAGGAGCTCCTCATTTGATGGGTCTTTGTGAGCTGATCAGGAGAAGATGCAGCTGTCAGAGCAGCGTTTACATTCTCAGCATTGTCAGGCACTCAGCTATAGCTGTGACTATTGTACAGCCTCTTCCCTGAGAATCCAGCTCGCCAGACATGCTAATGACCATGCTTTATTTTCAGCTGGTGGTGATCTGCTGAGTGGATTTCAAGGGCTGTGGTTTAAAGTTCTGCTGGGGAACTGTTGATTGTTGCAGTTGTTTCTCCCTGAGTCCTTTCACATCTCCCTTGTTGCGCCATAACTACCAATATTTCAGGTTTGCCTTCTTCCCCAGCTGGTGTACAGACAGCTGATATCCTGCTACCCACCTTCTTGTTTTCAACTGTTTACCTCAATAATTGGAAAACACATAGATAATATTTTTGCACTTAATTTCATTTGAAGCTCTTGTAAGTTAAAGAACTCTTGGAACATCTTTGTATTGAACGAGGTACCTCTGAATAAATTGCTGGAGTGCAAGGAAGTTACAGGTTTCTCCAGTGCTAAGAAAGGAATTAAGAAAACTAgttcaaattaattttgtgaaactccttgaggtttttttggtgtttaaaATAGAAAAGCCTCAGGAGTTAGTCTTTCATTTGCATTAATGGATTTATTTCAAAGCATTTGTACACTGCATGAGGTAAtggttattctttttttttttatcttaaaaatgaagtttaaaaaaaaaaatcaaacccaaacattttggTTATGACAGACTCATTAATGAGCTGTCTGGGGAGTTTGATATCTGAAATCCTTGTTCTGTTGA is a window of Indicator indicator isolate 239-I01 chromosome 19, UM_Iind_1.1, whole genome shotgun sequence DNA encoding:
- the KLHL36 gene encoding kelch-like protein 36, yielding MEGTRQTRICRPHKISESSKVYRWDDHSSLVLQSLNEQRHRGLFCDIVLVVDEQRVPAHRNLLAVCSDYFNSMFTIGMREAHQKEVELFGASYIGLKAVVDFLYGSELSLDGGNIDYVLETAHLLQIWKVVDFCCEYLENEVSEENYLYLQELASIYNLKRLDSYIDSFILQNFGTLSFTPDFLQNISLQKLCQYLDSSNVQQECEHDLLQAALQWLTQYPERENEAYQVLDNIHFPLIPKSDLLHRVKPAVCSLLPKEANCEGFIEEAVNYHNNVTAQPVLQNKRTALRTSEERLLFVGGEVSERCLELSDDTCFLDTRKGQWVAETPLPARRSHHCVAVLGGFIFIAGGSFSRDNGGDAASNLLYRYDPRCNQWIKVASMRQRRVDFYLGAITDMLVAVGGRNENGALSSVETYSPQKDSWSYIAGLPRFTYGHAGTVYKEFVYISGGHDYQIGPYRKNLLCYDYRTDVWEEKRPMITARGWHSMCTLQDNIYSIGGSDDNIETMARFDILSVESYSPQCNQWTRVAPLLQANSESGVAVWEGKIYILGGYSWEETVFSKTVQVYDKEKNKWYKGTDLPKAIAGVSACVCALKPKTEDKKKKTKTKKHQDRGR